One Hyphomicrobium sp. CS1GBMeth3 DNA segment encodes these proteins:
- a CDS encoding family 16 glycosylhydrolase: MRFLALPFWLLLLSPTFADDGSFFEPFDTLDRERWYISDGWSNGSHQSCVWATDNVRLVDKKIELSLTDTPRGDRPYSCGELQSTAFFGFGTYEVRMKAAPAHSGVVSAFFTYTGPSHNQPHDEIDFEFIAAREKSVDASYHAKGNGGRIQSVPLDFDPRAGSNDFAVHWTPDRLTWYANGKLLREVTQTAGEEYPTTPGKIIISIWSGSAQLDDWLGPFTYPGKPIVASYEHIAFTKLGDDCQFPESIVCKLGKDKLSGK; encoded by the coding sequence ATGCGTTTTCTGGCTCTGCCGTTTTGGCTGCTGCTGCTCTCGCCGACGTTCGCCGACGACGGTTCATTCTTCGAACCCTTTGACACCCTCGACAGGGAGCGCTGGTACATCTCCGATGGCTGGTCGAACGGAAGCCACCAGAGCTGCGTCTGGGCGACCGACAATGTTCGCCTGGTCGACAAAAAGATCGAGCTGAGCCTTACCGACACGCCTCGCGGCGATCGCCCTTATTCGTGCGGCGAGCTGCAATCGACAGCCTTTTTCGGCTTTGGCACCTATGAGGTGCGCATGAAGGCGGCACCGGCTCACTCGGGTGTCGTGTCGGCATTCTTCACCTACACCGGGCCTTCTCACAATCAGCCGCACGACGAGATCGACTTCGAGTTCATCGCTGCGCGGGAGAAGTCCGTCGACGCCAGCTATCACGCCAAAGGTAACGGTGGGCGCATCCAGTCTGTGCCGCTCGATTTCGACCCCCGAGCCGGCTCCAACGACTTCGCGGTGCACTGGACCCCCGATCGCCTGACCTGGTACGCGAACGGCAAGCTGCTGCGCGAGGTGACGCAAACGGCAGGTGAGGAGTACCCGACGACTCCAGGCAAAATCATCATCAGCATCTGGAGCGGCAGCGCGCAGCTCGACGACTGGCTCGGCCCCTTCACCTATCCGGGCAAGCCGATCGTGGCGAGCTACGAGCACATCGCCTTCACCAAGCTTGGCGACGACTGCCAGTTTCCAGAATCGATCGTCTGCAAGCTCGGCAAGGACAAGCTCAGCGGCAAATAG
- a CDS encoding four-helix bundle copper-binding protein, whose translation MKHLPKDMVDCIDICTRCATTCLTTAMNHCLEVGGKHVERRHFSLMIACAETCRAAAAVMMTGVAEHREVCRSCAAICKACAESCAEVGDMDDCVAVCRECADSCRRMGGATARAA comes from the coding sequence ATGAAGCATCTGCCCAAAGACATGGTGGACTGTATCGATATCTGCACCCGGTGCGCGACCACGTGCCTGACAACGGCGATGAACCACTGCCTCGAGGTGGGCGGCAAACACGTCGAGCGACGGCACTTCTCGTTGATGATCGCCTGCGCCGAGACATGCCGTGCAGCGGCGGCCGTGATGATGACGGGCGTTGCGGAGCACCGGGAGGTGTGCCGGTCATGCGCGGCGATCTGCAAGGCCTGCGCTGAGAGCTGTGCCGAGGTTGGCGACATGGACGACTGCGTCGCCGTCTGTCGGGAGTGTGCCGACAGCTGCCGGCGCATGGGCGGCGCGACGGCGCGGGCGGCTTGA
- a CDS encoding HD domain-containing protein, with amino-acid sequence MEEIVRKARAFAVEAHGAQRRKYEDVPYVVHLDRVVALLEEHGFNAPPLLAAAYLHDVVEDTSATMHDVFDAFGPDVAELVYWLTDAEQGNRRIRKIMSAWRLSRAPIEAKLIKLADFADNTPSIVERDPAFAKVYLAEKRYILDEMARVEGTRFSDSLLFKVAESGIRASRPKTLAQTTEE; translated from the coding sequence ATGGAGGAGATTGTCCGAAAAGCACGCGCTTTTGCGGTCGAGGCGCACGGTGCTCAACGCCGCAAATATGAGGACGTGCCCTACGTCGTCCACTTGGACCGTGTCGTAGCGCTCCTCGAGGAACACGGCTTCAATGCGCCCCCGCTGCTGGCGGCGGCCTACCTGCACGACGTCGTCGAGGATACGAGTGCGACCATGCACGACGTGTTCGATGCGTTCGGCCCGGATGTCGCCGAGCTGGTCTACTGGCTGACGGACGCCGAGCAGGGCAATCGCAGGATCCGCAAGATCATGTCGGCCTGGCGCCTGTCTCGGGCGCCGATCGAGGCCAAGCTGATCAAGCTCGCCGACTTTGCCGATAACACGCCATCGATCGTCGAGCGCGACCCGGCGTTCGCCAAGGTCTACCTCGCCGAGAAGCGGTACATCCTGGACGAGATGGCCCGTGTGGAAGGGACGCGCTTCAGCGACAGCCTGCTTTTCAAGGTTGCCGAAAGCGGCATCCGGGCAAGCAGACCGAAAACCCTGGCTCAAACCACGGAGGAGTGA
- a CDS encoding PRC-barrel domain-containing protein: protein MRALLTTLSVSALLASGAFAQAPEQTSPPQVKNEPAAERIEKAQQPAATQAGPWSADRLMDTKIRSPEGEELGEIEDLLVDDTGKIVSVVVEVGGFLGIGEKDVLLPFNELELTGDGDGNVLLKSNADKAKLETAPEYKTSD, encoded by the coding sequence ATGCGAGCACTGCTCACGACACTGTCCGTTTCCGCGCTTCTCGCGTCGGGCGCGTTCGCCCAGGCACCAGAGCAGACGTCGCCTCCGCAGGTGAAAAACGAGCCGGCCGCCGAACGTATCGAAAAGGCTCAGCAGCCGGCCGCGACTCAAGCCGGGCCGTGGAGCGCCGATAGGCTGATGGACACGAAGATCCGCAGCCCGGAAGGCGAGGAGCTTGGCGAGATTGAGGATCTGCTCGTCGACGATACAGGCAAGATCGTGTCGGTTGTCGTCGAGGTCGGCGGCTTCCTCGGCATCGGGGAAAAGGACGTGCTGCTGCCGTTCAATGAGCTTGAGCTCACGGGCGACGGTGATGGAAACGTTCTCCTGAAATCCAACGCGGATAAAGCCAAACTCGAAACGGCCCCTGAGTACAAAACCAGCGATTGA